The proteins below are encoded in one region of Halorhodospira halochloris:
- the pufA gene encoding light-harvesting antenna LH1, alpha subunit, with the protein MWRIWKVFDPRRILIATALWLIIISLTIHVILMTTERFNWLQGAPAAEYYSEVVEDGAALSPRLV; encoded by the coding sequence ATGTGGAGAATCTGGAAAGTATTTGATCCGCGCCGGATCCTAATCGCAACGGCGCTGTGGCTCATCATCATCTCGTTGACGATCCATGTGATCCTGATGACCACGGAGAGGTTTAATTGGCTTCAAGGGGCGCCGGCTGCAGAATACTACAGTGAGGTGGTCGAGGACGGCGCTGCCTTGTCGCCGCGTCTGGTCTAG
- a CDS encoding OmpA family protein, with the protein MKELGRTTHLSLIGLIALALLNGKALAQPEPQTQVHRASPHHAQWHTFEGRSGCHLVHEIASVGTALISYRHTDGRQFLSFFARTPPRSQHEGDLYISEPSWGSDRRSHIERLMVHPHQRTLRFSNRTTNRLLDALRQGLEPQFNYPSAHSDQEVKVALTPAAFQNAHRHYIECIDRHERVDAGTASRGAVIPGRTGEAMADSGGGVWEGSLPRLPRGPRADIYFATASDDLTRDAINEIRDFVRDLEDNPHWGVVLSIGYADTRGSPQANEQLARERAQRVRDELVRLGIPERRINIEARLLESDELEEDTYELAKNRRVELRTAL; encoded by the coding sequence GTGAAAGAACTCGGGCGCACTACACACCTTAGCCTAATAGGCCTGATCGCCCTCGCGCTGCTCAACGGCAAGGCACTCGCGCAACCAGAACCACAAACCCAGGTCCACCGGGCATCTCCTCATCATGCCCAATGGCACACCTTTGAGGGGCGCTCTGGGTGCCACTTGGTCCACGAGATAGCGAGTGTCGGCACAGCCCTGATCAGCTATCGCCACACAGATGGGCGGCAGTTTCTGAGCTTTTTCGCCCGCACCCCACCACGCTCGCAACACGAAGGGGATTTGTATATTAGCGAACCGAGCTGGGGAAGCGATAGGCGCAGCCACATTGAACGACTCATGGTCCACCCCCACCAACGCACCTTGCGCTTTAGCAATAGGACCACAAACCGCCTCTTAGACGCTCTGCGACAAGGCCTTGAGCCTCAGTTCAACTACCCAAGCGCTCATAGCGATCAAGAAGTTAAGGTAGCCCTAACCCCGGCAGCATTTCAGAACGCTCACCGCCACTACATTGAGTGTATAGACAGACATGAGCGGGTAGACGCCGGGACGGCATCGAGGGGGGCTGTCATCCCGGGAAGAACCGGAGAGGCAATGGCTGATAGCGGGGGTGGTGTCTGGGAAGGCAGCCTACCTCGGCTACCACGCGGCCCCAGGGCGGATATTTACTTTGCTACGGCAAGCGATGATCTAACACGTGATGCAATTAACGAGATAAGAGACTTCGTCCGTGACCTTGAAGACAATCCCCATTGGGGAGTTGTTTTATCAATTGGCTACGCCGACACACGTGGCTCACCACAGGCCAATGAGCAGCTGGCCCGCGAACGCGCCCAAAGGGTAAGGGATGAGCTAGTGCGCTTGGGAATCCCTGAAAGACGAATAAATATTGAAGCGCGCCTCCTCGAGAGCGACGAGTTGGAAGAAGACACCTATGAGCTGGCGAAAAATAGGCGTGTCGAGCTGCGCACTGCTTTATAA
- a CDS encoding light-harvesting protein translates to MANDIRPLRDFTDEEAQEFHQAAVQSFFLYVAVAFVAHLLVWAWRPFWPPEQGYRLEDFAPEEIRTDSFYSDFLPTTSWNSVTEGVNSLAAQLSTVVHYIAPFAG, encoded by the coding sequence ATGGCTAATGATATAAGGCCACTCAGAGACTTTACTGATGAAGAAGCTCAGGAGTTTCACCAAGCTGCTGTACAGAGCTTCTTCCTCTATGTCGCGGTAGCCTTTGTAGCGCACCTATTGGTTTGGGCGTGGCGGCCTTTCTGGCCACCGGAACAAGGTTACCGTTTGGAGGACTTCGCTCCTGAGGAGATTCGCACGGATTCCTTCTATAGCGACTTCCTCCCGACGACCTCTTGGAATTCCGTGACTGAGGGTGTCAATAGTTTGGCAGCCCAACTGTCCACGGTGGTCCATTACATTGCGCCCTTCGCTGGATGA
- a CDS encoding universal stress protein — protein MLLATDLSAHGDRAGRRAVQLVRRREVELRVVHVIQADLEEDALRRLFGDSVAVETLQADLLQSTQETISERLAGELAGTSADYSVSCIMGRGHPEISAQAQEWGAELVVIGAHGHHGVRDFFLGTTAESLVHDLKQSVLIVKSSSVADYRRVVVPVDFSQRSLNALQFARILAPQAVIEVVHVFDTTPFERLYRSSSAGSQMRQVVELGKEESRQKLARWISDSGSIGHEIASQSLRCGYPPKEIVAAAEESNADLIVLGTRGLSHWRGAMAGSVARRVLQQAECDVALERCE, from the coding sequence GTGCTCTTGGCAACCGATCTTTCTGCTCATGGCGACCGTGCAGGGCGGCGGGCAGTCCAACTTGTTCGGCGGAGAGAAGTTGAACTGCGTGTGGTACATGTTATTCAGGCAGATTTAGAAGAGGACGCCTTACGGCGGCTATTCGGTGACAGCGTGGCCGTTGAAACATTGCAGGCTGATCTGCTGCAGAGCACTCAAGAGACAATAAGCGAAAGGCTTGCTGGTGAATTGGCAGGAACTTCTGCCGATTATTCGGTCAGCTGCATAATGGGACGTGGCCATCCGGAGATTTCTGCTCAGGCACAAGAGTGGGGAGCAGAACTGGTGGTTATCGGGGCTCATGGTCACCATGGCGTACGTGATTTTTTCCTCGGTACAACTGCAGAGAGCTTGGTTCACGATCTTAAGCAATCAGTCTTGATAGTTAAGTCTAGCTCGGTGGCTGACTATCGGCGGGTTGTTGTGCCGGTTGACTTTTCTCAACGATCCTTGAACGCACTACAATTTGCCCGTATTTTGGCGCCACAGGCGGTTATCGAGGTAGTCCATGTTTTTGATACAACGCCTTTCGAACGCCTCTATAGGTCCAGTTCAGCGGGCAGTCAGATGCGTCAAGTGGTTGAGTTGGGCAAGGAGGAGTCACGCCAAAAACTGGCGCGCTGGATCAGTGATTCGGGCTCAATCGGTCACGAGATTGCTTCGCAGAGCTTGCGTTGTGGATATCCGCCGAAGGAAATTGTGGCTGCCGCAGAGGAGTCGAATGCCGATTTGATAGTCCTTGGGACACGCGGGCTCTCGCATTGGCGAGGAGCGATGGCTGGCAGCGTTGCCAGAAGGGTCCTCCAGCAGGCGGAATGCGATGTCGCCTTGGAGCGATGTGAATGA
- a CDS encoding acyl-CoA thioesterase: MARRKIDLPGKLGFTTQIDIRIGDINYGGHLGNDALITLLHEARVRLLSTENLSESNCGNGIGIVVTELEVVYKAEAFHGQSLVIETGIIQIDKIGAKIGYRVNRSEDKQEIARAITGITFFDYSSRRPARVPEAFLRAFE; this comes from the coding sequence ATGGCTAGACGCAAGATTGACCTGCCCGGAAAGTTGGGTTTTACGACCCAGATCGATATTCGCATCGGCGACATAAACTATGGTGGCCATTTAGGCAACGACGCGCTTATCACCCTGCTCCACGAAGCCCGGGTAAGACTGCTCAGCACAGAGAATCTTAGCGAAAGCAACTGCGGCAACGGCATTGGTATTGTCGTAACCGAACTGGAAGTCGTCTATAAGGCGGAGGCTTTTCACGGCCAATCTTTAGTAATTGAAACGGGAATCATACAAATCGACAAGATAGGGGCTAAGATTGGCTACCGCGTAAATCGCAGCGAGGACAAACAAGAGATAGCAAGGGCTATAACTGGTATAACTTTCTTCGACTACTCATCGCGCCGCCCTGCCAGGGTTCCCGAGGCCTTTTTACGAGCTTTCGAGTAA
- a CDS encoding DsrE family protein: MRNLKVWACTAALAAVGLGGVAQADDNDNNNNNGFGGPDKLLVTVTSDDTHTQGMSMILATQAAERGQEVRVLICGKGTEMAVGRYRGESLEPAGANPQQMLKQLIEEYDVTAEVCGVFLPNTRYKEENLIDGVGVASPEDIGEYMADPKVRFFTH, translated from the coding sequence ATGCGTAATTTAAAGGTTTGGGCTTGCACTGCTGCTCTAGCGGCTGTCGGCCTTGGTGGTGTTGCTCAGGCTGATGATAACGACAACAACAATAACAACGGTTTTGGTGGCCCAGATAAGTTGCTCGTTACCGTTACCTCGGACGACACCCATACCCAGGGCATGTCGATGATCCTTGCTACGCAGGCAGCTGAGCGTGGTCAAGAGGTCCGCGTCCTGATTTGCGGTAAAGGTACCGAGATGGCGGTAGGCCGTTACCGAGGGGAGAGCCTTGAACCGGCAGGTGCCAACCCCCAACAGATGCTCAAGCAGTTAATTGAGGAGTATGATGTAACTGCTGAGGTGTGTGGGGTATTTCTGCCTAATACGCGCTACAAGGAAGAAAACCTTATTGACGGGGTTGGAGTCGCTTCCCCCGAGGATATAGGCGAGTATATGGCTGACCCGAAGGTACGCTTCTTTACTCACTGA